CGATGCTGAACTTCTACGTGAACCGCGCGGGCCGCAACCTGCCGAAAACGCGCCGCGCGACGCTGGAACGCGCGAAGCGCAAGCTGCGCGAGGCATTCGGCCGCAAGCCCTGACGGCGCGCGCGACCGCCGTATCGACCTGCCCCGGCTACACGCATGCACGAAACGCTGTGGTACCTGATCATCGGCGCGGTGCTGCTGGCCATGGGCATCGCGACGTCCGCGCTGCGCCACCTGCCGTGCAGCGCCGCGATGATCTATCTCGCGCTGGGCGTCGCACTCGGCCCGACCGGCGCCGGGCTGCTGAATCTCGACCTCGCGCGCGATGCGCGGCTGCTGCGCGAGATCGTCGAAGTTGCGCTGCTCGTATCGCTGTTCGCGATCGGGCTGCGGCTGCGCGTGCCGCTGTCCGACAAACTGTGGCTCGTGCCGTGCCGCCTCGGGCTGCTCGCGATGAGCATCACCGTGCCGCTGCTCGCCGCATGCGCGGTGCTCGCGCTCGGGCTCGACCTGGGCCCCGCGCTGCTGCTCGCGGCGATCCTCGCGCCGACCGACCCCGTGCTCGCGCACGACGTGCAGGTGCACGACCCGGGCGATCGTGATCTCGTGCGCTTCGCGCTGTCGGGCGAAGGCGGCCTGAATGACGGGATCGCGCTGCCGTTCGCCCTGGCCGGGCTCGCGCTGTGCGGCGCGCACGACGCGACGCACGGGCTGCCGCCGCTGTCGGGCGCGTTCGCGCTCGCCGCGCTGTGGGGCATCGCGGGCGCGGCCGCGATCGGCGGCGGCCTCGGCTGGGTGACGACGAAGACGATCGGCTGGCTGCGCACGCGTCACGCGCAGGCGCTCGGCCTCGAAGGCTTCTTCGCGCTCGCGCTGATCGTGCTGTCGTTCGGCGCCGCGCAGTTCGCGCATACGTTCGGGTTCATCGCGGCGTTCGCGGCCGGCGTCGCGATGCGCCGCGTCGAGCATCGCGCAAGCGGCGACCGCACGCCGCGCGAAGTGATCGGCCAGATCGATTCGGCGGACGTGGTCGCGACCGAGAAGCATCCGGATAAAGCGCACGCGTACATGGCCGAATCGGTGCTCGGCTTCACGATCGAACTCGAACGGATCGCGGAAGCCGTCGTGATGACGATGATCGGCAGCGTGCTCGCGACGCTGCCGGGGCCGCTGATCACGTGGGGCACGGCCGCGCTGGCCGCCGTGCTGTTCGTCGTCGTGCGGCCGTTCGCGGTGCTGGCCACGCTTGCCGGTTCGCGCGCGACGCTTGCGCAGCGGCGACTGATGGCGTGGTTCGGGATACGCGGGATCGGCTCGTTCTACTACCTGCTGTTCGCGCTGGAGCTCGGGCCGTCCGGCACGATACGCCCGCTCGCGGCGCCCGTGCTGGCCATCGTGTCGGCGTCGGTGATCGTGCACGGAATCTCCGCAACGCCGCTGATGAACTGGTATCACCGGCTGCAGCAGCATCGGCGCTGACGCGCTCACGACGCGTCACCGAGCCGAGCGCGCATTGACGCAGTGATCCGCTGGCGCGTGTCGGCATAGCCTTCCCACGGATCGTGTTTCAGCGTGTCGAGACGCGCGCGGAGCGTATCGATCGTCCATTGCGCACCACCCGTCGTATCGGGTACCTCGTCCCAGCCGAGCGGCACCGACACGCCCATGCCGGGCCGCGCGCGCACCGAATACGCGGCGATCGTGCTCGCGCCGCGGCCGTTGCGCAGATAGTCGACGAAGATCTTGCCGCGCCGGTGGCGCGGCCCCATCGTCGCGGTGAAGCGATCGGGCAGCGCACCGGCGACATGCTGCGCGATCGCGCGCGAGAATTCCTTCACGTCGTCCCATCCCGCGTGCCGCGTGATCGGCACGACGACGTGCAGCCCCTTGCCGCCGCTCGTCTTGCAGAACGACGCGAGGCCGAGCTCGTCGAGCAGCCCGCGCACGAGCTGCGCGGCGTCGATCATCGCGCGCCACGGCAGCGCCGGATCGGGATCGAGGTCGAACACGATACGGTCCGGCCGCTCGATGTTCGATGCATGCGCGTTCCACGTGTGCAGCTCGATCGTGCCCATCTGCGCGGCGCCGAGCAGCGCATCGACGCTGTCGATCGACAGCAGCGGCCCGTGGCCGGGATCGAGCCCTTCGTGCTGCGTGACGAACGGGATCTCGCGGCGCTCCGCATGCCTCTGGAAGAACAGCTCGCCCGCGATGTCGCCCGGCGCGCGTACGAGCGAGACGGGCCGGCCCTTCAGGTCCGGCAGCAGCCACGGCGCGACCCATTGCCAGTAGTGCGCGAGATCGATCTTGCGCGTGCCGTGCGGCGGATCGAGCACGCGATCGGGATGCGTGATGCGCACGCGGCCGACCTGGTCGGCGCCGGATTCGCCGCGCGCGCTGCCGGAGGCGGCCGGCGATCGCACGCGCCGCCTGGGTCCGTTCGCCGTATCCGTGCGAGGTGCGCGTTCAGGTTGGTCGTGCGCGGCGTGGCGTTCTCCCATCGTCGTCTCCGTTTCGGTGCGGCGCGGCATCTCGCGGACGATCCGCGACGCCGGCTTGTCGTCGCGCAGCGCGATGAACGCCGCCTGCCGCACGATGCCGTCGCCCGTCCATTCCGCGAATTCGCATTCGGCAACGAGCGTCGGCTCGATCCAGTGCACGTGCGTGCGCGACCGTTCGCGCGGCGGTGGGTCGAACGGCGTCGTGTCGCGTTCATGCTTGCGCAAGGTGGCGGCGAGCCGGTCGAGCATCCGTGCATCGAACCCGGTGCCGACGCGGCCGACATAGTGCAGCGGCGGCTTGCCGCGCCGCCTCCTGCCGTCCGGCGCCGGCTCATACACGCCGAGCAGCAGCGCGCCGAAGCCGTGCCGGCTGCCCGACGGTTCCGTGTAGCCGCCGATCACGAACTCCTGCCGCCGCCGGCATTTCAGCTTGATCCATGCGGACGAGCGGCCCGCG
The DNA window shown above is from Burkholderia pyrrocinia and carries:
- a CDS encoding cation:proton antiporter, yielding MHETLWYLIIGAVLLAMGIATSALRHLPCSAAMIYLALGVALGPTGAGLLNLDLARDARLLREIVEVALLVSLFAIGLRLRVPLSDKLWLVPCRLGLLAMSITVPLLAACAVLALGLDLGPALLLAAILAPTDPVLAHDVQVHDPGDRDLVRFALSGEGGLNDGIALPFALAGLALCGAHDATHGLPPLSGAFALAALWGIAGAAAIGGGLGWVTTKTIGWLRTRHAQALGLEGFFALALIVLSFGAAQFAHTFGFIAAFAAGVAMRRVEHRASGDRTPREVIGQIDSADVVATEKHPDKAHAYMAESVLGFTIELERIAEAVVMTMIGSVLATLPGPLITWGTAALAAVLFVVVRPFAVLATLAGSRATLAQRRLMAWFGIRGIGSFYYLLFALELGPSGTIRPLAAPVLAIVSASVIVHGISATPLMNWYHRLQQHRR
- the ligD gene encoding DNA ligase D; amino-acid sequence: MPGKLDPYRRKRRFDATPEPEGAHGGRRANGDAESKKVQPSARTTRPLRFVIQEHHARRLHYDFRLELDGTLKSWAVPKGPSVDPAVKRLAVHVEDHPLEYASFEGEIPAGHYGAGSVVVWDEGTWTPDGGIAHARDGYRAGKLTFRLDGEKLHGGWALVRSGRQQGRQQQWLLIKERDDDARDADEFDVVAQRPGSVHGSGAGAADAPPRSRASRSGRAASPDARGPRGMRRDGNDRRPAVEPARVEGAVRAPLPERVAPQLATLVDGPPAHGDWRYEVKFDGYRILARVSGRGARRHVALMTREGRDWTAKLRAQCDALAALDLGNAWFDGEAVVLGETGLPDFQALQNALGAGRSDAVTLFVFDLPYLDGYDLRDAPLTARRTLLEPLLAGSDPARLRYSPDLGGDVASLIASACDTGLEGLVGKRADSRYRAGRSSAWIKLKCRRRQEFVIGGYTEPSGSRHGFGALLLGVYEPAPDGRRRRGKPPLHYVGRVGTGFDARMLDRLAATLRKHERDTTPFDPPPRERSRTHVHWIEPTLVAECEFAEWTGDGIVRQAAFIALRDDKPASRIVREMPRRTETETTMGERHAAHDQPERAPRTDTANGPRRRVRSPAASGSARGESGADQVGRVRITHPDRVLDPPHGTRKIDLAHYWQWVAPWLLPDLKGRPVSLVRAPGDIAGELFFQRHAERREIPFVTQHEGLDPGHGPLLSIDSVDALLGAAQMGTIELHTWNAHASNIERPDRIVFDLDPDPALPWRAMIDAAQLVRGLLDELGLASFCKTSGGKGLHVVVPITRHAGWDDVKEFSRAIAQHVAGALPDRFTATMGPRHRRGKIFVDYLRNGRGASTIAAYSVRARPGMGVSVPLGWDEVPDTTGGAQWTIDTLRARLDTLKHDPWEGYADTRQRITASMRARLGDAS